Proteins found in one Coregonus clupeaformis isolate EN_2021a unplaced genomic scaffold, ASM2061545v1 scaf5747, whole genome shotgun sequence genomic segment:
- the LOC121564140 gene encoding ras-associating and dilute domain-containing protein-like, which translates to MSNSIEILYFIQQKAPAYTQGIETLDSKGSKESLLSATISANEEAMTILEEVIMYTFQQCVYYITKSLYVVLPGLLDCNPFPVDSSEPCWRGGTGFPEPVRRVLQVFQGSQELLQGYQVHPEVQAQMFSYLFFFSNVSLFNQLMDK; encoded by the exons ATGTCCAACAGTATAGAGATCCTCTACTTCATCCAGCAGAAGGCCCCAGCATACACACAGGGCATAGAGACGCTCGACTCTAAAG GTTCCAAGGAGTCGTTGCTATCGGCGACCATCTCAGCCAATGAGGAGGCTATGACCATCCTGGAGGAAGTGATCATGTACACCTTCCAGCAATGTGTCTACTACATTACCAAG tccCTGTACGTAGTACTGCCTGGTCTGCTGGACTGTAACCCGTTCCCAGTGGACAGCTCTGAACCCTGCTGGAGAGGAGGTACAGGGTTTCCTGAGCCCGTACGCAGGGTCCTGcag GTGTTCCAGGGCAGTCAGGAGTTACTCCAGGGGTACCAGGTCCATCCAGAGGTCCAGGCCCAGATGTTCTCctacctcttcttcttctctaacGTCTCTCTCTTCAACCAGCTCATGGAcaagg